The following coding sequences are from one Prochlorococcus marinus CUG1438 window:
- a CDS encoding redoxin domain-containing protein: MQSESKEPLLNKNLKVMLVLLLGVVIVSFILFGNLFYQSTYLLKSFGELSVDPEIAFSNNKPTFLEFYAEWCEVCKEMAPKVSALKKEYEKDINFVFLNVDNQKWDYYIRKFEVNGIPQVNLLDRKGNLISTFIGKQKEITIKESLDRLDSGTKSQEEILNAEFSVLEENKNYEVNPRSHG; the protein is encoded by the coding sequence GTGCAATCTGAGAGTAAAGAACCACTCTTAAATAAAAATTTAAAAGTAATGCTTGTTTTGCTTTTAGGTGTAGTTATTGTTTCTTTCATTTTATTCGGAAACCTCTTTTATCAATCAACTTACCTCCTCAAGAGCTTTGGAGAATTATCTGTTGATCCTGAAATAGCTTTTAGTAATAATAAGCCAACTTTTCTTGAATTTTATGCTGAGTGGTGTGAAGTTTGTAAAGAGATGGCTCCCAAAGTATCTGCTTTAAAAAAGGAATATGAAAAAGATATTAATTTTGTTTTTCTAAATGTTGATAATCAAAAATGGGACTATTACATCCGTAAATTTGAGGTAAATGGAATTCCTCAAGTTAATCTTTTGGACAGAAAAGGAAATTTAATATCTACTTTTATTGGTAAGCAAAAAGAAATAACTATAAAAGAATCTCTAGATCGACTAGACAGTGGAACTAAATCTCAAGAAGAAATTCTCAATGCTGAATTTTCAGTTTTAGAAGAAAATAAAAATTATGAGGTTAACCCAAGAAGTCATGGATAA
- a CDS encoding FAD-dependent thymidylate synthase, which yields MSKVELISLTPDAEKTMAYIARVSNPSNQKNEDYSKLLSYCIKNEHWSVFEQAFMTLQIETNRGIAAQILRHRSFTFQEFSQRYADSSQLGNIPLPDLRRQDFKNRQNSIPDLSDELKKRFNQRIASHFKAASELYEDLLAEGIAKECARFVLPLATPTRIYMSGSCRSWIHYIHLRSAHGTQKEHKSIAENCKSIFKKSFPIVSKSLDW from the coding sequence ATGAGTAAAGTTGAACTAATTTCGCTAACTCCTGATGCAGAAAAAACAATGGCTTACATTGCGAGAGTTAGTAATCCAAGCAATCAGAAAAATGAAGACTATTCAAAACTATTGAGCTATTGCATTAAAAATGAGCATTGGAGTGTCTTTGAACAGGCATTTATGACATTACAAATAGAAACCAACAGAGGAATTGCAGCTCAAATTTTAAGACATAGATCATTTACTTTCCAGGAATTTTCACAGAGATATGCAGATAGTTCTCAACTAGGGAATATCCCACTGCCAGATTTAAGAAGACAAGATTTTAAAAATAGGCAAAATTCTATCCCAGACCTTTCTGATGAGTTAAAAAAAAGATTCAATCAAAGAATTGCCTCTCATTTTAAAGCAGCTTCAGAATTATATGAAGATTTACTCGCTGAAGGTATTGCCAAAGAATGTGCGAGATTTGTTTTACCATTAGCAACTCCTACCAGAATCTATATGTCTGGATCATGCCGATCGTGGATACACTACATTCATTTAAGATCAGCTCATGGGACTCAAAAAGAACACAAATCTATTGCCGAGAATTGCAAGTCTATTTTTAAAAAAAGTTTTCCAATTGTATCAAAATCTCTAGATTGGTAA
- a CDS encoding DUF3084 domain-containing protein yields the protein MAWILIGFLILLGGLIAPFGDLLGTKIGKARFSILKLRPKKTATIVTVITGGFISSISIGLLILVSEEFRQRLFVDIPFLQKTLDESKRALIPLQAERKKLEDKIIQKEKELNKLKSDVNEFRKGNVVIKRGQTLFIAEVDSTSNVKLDLANFYNQADEFVRKLVIPSNKDAKNILLWRPSDIKKIENVTAKGGNWILLIKSATNVLKGDNYVFVSPDLLENKLIVRKGDVIKSSIFGKSDLNRKSINLKIQSLLRETRDEIKSKGSQANEIKTSGNFVKKISDFLKNNQNIKFKLEVVSLRDSKTAEPIVVEINILKIVS from the coding sequence GTGGCTTGGATTTTAATCGGTTTTTTAATATTACTTGGAGGTTTAATTGCGCCATTTGGGGATTTGCTTGGCACAAAAATTGGTAAAGCAAGATTTAGTATCTTAAAATTAAGACCAAAGAAAACGGCCACAATCGTTACGGTAATAACTGGAGGTTTTATTAGTTCAATATCAATAGGGTTATTGATATTAGTTAGCGAGGAATTTCGACAAAGACTTTTTGTTGATATTCCGTTTTTGCAAAAAACATTAGATGAGAGTAAAAGGGCTCTTATACCTTTGCAAGCAGAAAGAAAAAAACTTGAAGATAAAATAATTCAAAAAGAAAAGGAATTAAATAAGTTAAAAAGTGATGTTAATGAATTTAGAAAAGGTAATGTAGTTATTAAAAGAGGTCAAACTTTATTTATTGCTGAAGTTGATTCTACTTCGAATGTAAAATTAGACTTGGCAAATTTTTATAATCAAGCAGATGAATTTGTAAGGAAACTTGTTATTCCGAGTAATAAAGATGCAAAAAATATTCTTTTATGGAGACCTAGTGATATCAAAAAAATTGAGAATGTAACAGCTAAAGGTGGTAATTGGATTTTATTAATTAAATCAGCAACAAATGTCTTGAAGGGTGATAATTATGTATTTGTATCACCTGATTTATTAGAGAATAAACTTATAGTTAGAAAAGGAGATGTCATTAAAAGCTCTATTTTTGGAAAAAGTGATTTAAATCGTAAATCTATAAACTTAAAAATTCAATCATTATTAAGAGAAACAAGAGATGAAATTAAGTCAAAAGGGTCACAAGCTAATGAAATTAAAACAAGTGGGAATTTTGTAAAAAAAATAAGTGACTTTCTTAAAAACAATCAGAATATCAAATTTAAGTTAGAGGTAGTCTCTTTAAGGGATAGTAAAACTGCAGAACCCATAGTTGTTGAAATTAATATCTTAAAGATAGTATCTTAA
- a CDS encoding DUF3146 family protein gives MRRKPETIAHLSVKEYCFSKKQIKGVVQASQFKWTFTWSFNKGVLLVNPPLGRALIEDSLLRFLLKKDYELEAGNEYKFTISAKF, from the coding sequence ATGCGGCGCAAACCAGAAACAATTGCCCATTTAAGCGTTAAAGAATATTGCTTTTCAAAAAAGCAAATTAAGGGCGTTGTGCAAGCTAGTCAATTCAAATGGACTTTTACATGGTCTTTTAATAAAGGGGTATTATTAGTGAATCCTCCTTTGGGAAGAGCATTAATTGAAGATTCCTTATTAAGATTTTTATTGAAAAAAGATTATGAACTAGAAGCAGGCAATGAATATAAATTCACTATTTCAGCCAAGTTTTAA
- a CDS encoding cob(I)yrinic acid a,c-diamide adenosyltransferase, whose product MVISSNNNYSKNNFDVARIGSPNKINLKRFTQNGQIQIYQSSYRGSYSSIISDSLRNAALGRKVLLAQFMKGGVKQGIDNAVKLCGNLTWVRSSHSYDQYDSEEIEKNKNLKKIIDQAVYELWNFCKKELLSGVHDQIILDEIFLAIELKLIDKDDLISTLENRFIPGDVILTGTSIPKDLLLMANQITELRS is encoded by the coding sequence ATGGTAATTAGTTCAAATAATAATTATTCAAAAAATAATTTTGATGTTGCAAGAATAGGTAGTCCTAACAAAATAAATTTAAAAAGATTCACACAAAACGGACAAATCCAAATCTATCAATCTTCTTATAGAGGAAGTTATTCCTCCATCATTAGTGACTCTCTTAGAAATGCTGCTCTTGGCAGGAAAGTACTTTTGGCACAATTTATGAAAGGAGGAGTAAAGCAAGGAATTGATAATGCGGTTAAGCTTTGTGGGAATCTAACCTGGGTAAGATCATCTCATTCCTATGATCAATATGATTCTGAAGAAATTGAAAAAAATAAAAATTTAAAAAAAATTATTGATCAAGCTGTTTATGAATTATGGAATTTTTGTAAAAAAGAATTACTATCAGGTGTACATGATCAGATCATTCTCGATGAGATTTTTCTTGCAATTGAATTAAAGCTTATCGATAAGGATGATTTGATTTCAACACTTGAAAACCGATTTATCCCAGGAGATGTAATCCTTACTGGTACAAGTATCCCCAAAGATTTATTATTAATGGCCAATCAAATTACTGAACTTCGCTCATAA
- the ntcA gene encoding global nitrogen regulator NtcA has translation MIPSSRGFSSFSSQLSGQNKINSVGERFPINRTLMEVIKGLEGASTEMVERSKTIFFPGDPAERVYLIKRGAVRLSRVYESGEEITVALLRENSLFGVLSLLTGHRSDRFYHSIAFTRVEMITAPAHSVLRAIEDDASVGLLLLQGLSSRILQTETMIETLTHRDMSSRLVSFLMVLCRDFGVASEKGITIDLRLSHQAIAEAIGSTRVTITRLLGDLKDSGLLTIERKKITVFDPIALAKRFN, from the coding sequence ATGATACCTTCTTCTCGAGGATTCAGCAGTTTTAGTTCGCAACTGTCCGGACAAAATAAAATCAACTCTGTTGGAGAACGTTTCCCAATCAATAGAACCTTAATGGAAGTAATTAAGGGTCTTGAAGGTGCTAGCACAGAAATGGTTGAGAGATCGAAAACAATATTTTTCCCAGGGGATCCGGCAGAGAGAGTTTATTTAATAAAAAGAGGAGCAGTAAGGCTATCAAGAGTTTACGAGTCAGGTGAAGAAATAACTGTCGCACTTTTAAGAGAGAATAGCCTTTTTGGTGTTTTATCTCTCCTTACAGGCCATAGATCTGATCGTTTTTATCATTCCATAGCTTTTACACGAGTTGAAATGATAACAGCACCTGCTCATTCTGTTTTAAGAGCAATAGAGGATGACGCATCAGTAGGACTATTATTGTTGCAGGGCCTTTCAAGTAGGATTCTACAAACCGAAACAATGATAGAAACCCTCACTCATAGAGATATGTCTTCTCGTTTAGTAAGCTTTTTAATGGTCCTCTGTAGAGACTTTGGAGTTGCAAGCGAAAAGGGTATTACAATAGATTTGAGGCTATCTCATCAAGCTATTGCTGAAGCGATTGGTTCAACAAGAGTAACTATTACAAGATTATTAGGTGATTTAAAGGATTCGGGTCTTCTGACTATTGAGAGAAAAAAGATTACAGTATTTGATCCAATAGCTCTTGCAAAAAGATTTAATTGA
- a CDS encoding dCTP deaminase, giving the protein MLKNDLWINKKASEGMINPFQSNLVRHLEPNNQQKPVLSYGCSSYGYDLRLSSKEFLIFRHIPGTVMNPKKFNPNNLEKTVLHHDEDGEFFILPAHSYGLGVALEKMKVPENITVICIGKSTYARLGIIVNTTPAEAGWEGHLTLEFSNSSGADCRIYANEGICQLLFFEGDPCSTTYQDRKGKYQNQPEQVTLAKI; this is encoded by the coding sequence ATGCTAAAGAACGATCTCTGGATAAATAAAAAAGCATCAGAAGGAATGATAAATCCCTTTCAGTCAAATTTGGTGCGACATCTCGAGCCTAATAATCAACAAAAGCCAGTCTTAAGTTATGGATGTTCATCTTATGGCTATGATCTAAGACTTTCATCAAAAGAGTTCCTAATTTTTAGGCATATCCCTGGAACTGTTATGAATCCTAAAAAGTTTAATCCTAATAATTTAGAAAAAACAGTTCTTCATCATGATGAAGATGGAGAATTTTTCATTCTTCCAGCACATTCTTATGGTTTAGGAGTGGCTCTAGAAAAAATGAAGGTACCAGAGAATATAACCGTGATTTGTATAGGTAAAAGTACTTACGCCCGCTTAGGGATTATTGTTAATACAACCCCCGCAGAGGCAGGATGGGAAGGTCACTTAACTTTAGAGTTTAGTAATAGTTCAGGTGCAGATTGTAGAATTTACGCTAATGAGGGTATCTGCCAATTACTCTTTTTTGAGGGTGATCCATGCTCTACAACTTATCAAGATAGAAAAGGTAAATATCAAAATCAACCAGAACAAGTTACTCTTGCAAAGATTTAA
- a CDS encoding phosphoglucosamine mutase, protein MQSIFGTDGIRGKYNEEITFSLAYKVGYALGLTIESNNPILIGRDTRISGDLLLQALAAGINASGKKFINVGICPTPAIPFLIKQEKMSSGIMISASHNPPEYNGIKIFDNNGQKITKNYENKIQKLIERSNQNRSFSTNDISLQTNEELLDIYIKGLIQTIKGENLSGMKIILDTCYGSATTCAKKIFQKLGADVRVINNTKNGLKINMNCGSTNLEPLKKALKDNPADMGFSFDGDADRVIGLDSEGNELNGDHILFLWGRELKDQKILTNNLLISTQMANIGFEKAWNKLGGILYRTDVGDKFVYDAIKEKNAVLGGEQSGHILSKINNFSGDGILTAIQISKYCKKKNITLNEWLKSSFEPFPQKLTNINLEFNINKINQKAKSLIKQTIDNYQKIYSEDCRVYIRLSGTEPLMRVLVEAKDQIKVDSLSREITSELSLEINKILS, encoded by the coding sequence ATGCAATCAATCTTTGGAACTGATGGAATAAGAGGAAAATATAATGAGGAAATAACCTTTTCTTTGGCATATAAAGTCGGCTATGCTCTTGGTTTAACTATAGAAAGTAATAATCCAATATTAATAGGTAGGGATACTAGAATTAGTGGAGACTTACTACTTCAGGCATTAGCTGCAGGTATAAATGCAAGCGGGAAAAAATTCATTAATGTTGGGATCTGCCCAACTCCAGCCATTCCTTTTTTAATCAAGCAAGAGAAAATGAGTAGCGGAATAATGATATCTGCGAGTCATAATCCCCCAGAATATAATGGCATAAAAATCTTTGATAATAATGGCCAGAAAATTACCAAGAATTATGAAAATAAAATTCAAAAATTAATTGAAAGATCAAATCAAAATAGATCTTTTTCTACAAATGATATCTCTCTTCAAACTAATGAGGAGCTATTAGATATTTATATAAAAGGTCTCATCCAAACAATAAAAGGGGAGAATTTAAGCGGTATGAAAATCATATTAGACACATGCTACGGATCGGCAACAACATGCGCCAAAAAAATTTTTCAGAAACTTGGAGCAGATGTAAGAGTTATCAATAACACTAAAAATGGTTTAAAAATTAATATGAATTGCGGCTCTACTAATCTTGAACCATTAAAAAAAGCATTAAAAGATAATCCAGCCGATATGGGATTTAGTTTTGATGGAGACGCCGATAGAGTAATTGGGTTAGACTCCGAAGGTAATGAATTAAATGGGGATCATATACTTTTTCTATGGGGTAGAGAACTTAAGGACCAAAAAATACTCACGAATAATTTACTAATCTCAACTCAAATGGCAAATATAGGCTTTGAAAAAGCCTGGAACAAACTTGGTGGAATCTTATATAGAACTGATGTTGGAGATAAATTTGTTTATGACGCAATTAAGGAAAAAAATGCAGTTTTAGGTGGTGAACAATCAGGACATATACTTTCAAAGATTAATAACTTTTCTGGAGATGGAATATTGACTGCAATTCAAATTTCTAAATACTGTAAAAAGAAAAATATTACTTTAAATGAGTGGCTTAAAAGTAGTTTCGAACCTTTTCCTCAGAAATTAACCAATATTAATTTGGAATTTAATATTAATAAAATAAATCAGAAAGCTAAAAGCTTAATTAAACAAACGATTGACAATTATCAAAAAATTTATTCCGAAGATTGCAGAGTATACATAAGGCTTAGTGGTACAGAGCCTCTAATGCGAGTGCTTGTGGAAGCCAAAGATCAAATAAAAGTGGATTCTTTATCAAGAGAAATAACGAGCGAACTCAGTTTAGAAATTAATAAAATACTAAGTTAG